A single window of Hyla sarda isolate aHylSar1 chromosome 2, aHylSar1.hap1, whole genome shotgun sequence DNA harbors:
- the NPFF gene encoding pro-FMRFamide-related neuropeptide FF — MLLAILSCARSAQPNHAGNESPENFMEVPPNFYDSQLDENFSSQPLTDDKSGLNSLFRSILHSRNARSSFPFQPQRFGRDERSSMTGDSRIHSRGWDSPPQFWSMAVPQRFGRKK; from the exons ATGCTCCTCGCTATACTTTCCTGTGCCAGGAGTGCTCAGCCCAACCACGCAGGCAACGAGTCCCCTGAAAACTTCATGGAGGTGCCCCCAAATTTCTACGACTCACAG CTGGATGAAAATTTCTCCTCACAGCCCTTAACAGATGACAAAAGTGGCCTGAATTCTTTGTTCAGATCCATCCTGCACAGCAGAAATGCACGTAGTTCCTTCCCGTTCCAACCACAAAG ATTTGGAAGAGATGAACGCAGTTCAATGACAGGAGACAGCAGGATCCATTCTCGGGGATGGGACTCACCACCACAGTTTTGGAGTATGGCCGTACCCCAACGCTTTggcagaaaaaaataa